TACAAAGTAACGAGATTCATAACCTGAGGGCGCAAATTGTAGAGATCTCACAGAGAAATACAGGAACGCATAGAGACCTGAATACGACGAGCCTAGATATTCTTGATATGACATTAGAGGAAGATGTAGTTCACAACATAGTAACAGCTGATGATGATGAATTTATAGATGCATTTGAAAATCCTCCGCATTCTAGTGAGCGATAGTTTCATGTTTTACAATTTAAACAAATAATTAAGGAGAAATTAGTACTTATCATAAGCGAGCGTGTCAGAGTTTAGCAAAACACAGCTATTTCAATTTTTAAATGGTGTTTTTTTTAAGGTCTACACAGGGGGATGAATTCTCGATGATGAATACTCAAATGCACTGAATAAGAATGGATTTATGACCTATAGATGTTCGTGGGTTTCATTTTTTGATCTTCAGTGTAGTTATTCTTCTCCAACGCTTGACATTATCCATATTTTACACCGACGAGCGTATGCAAGTTATCTATTTTATTATGGGTTTTCTTTATGAAATGTATGCAGACGAACTTGTCTTCTAGATCAGAGGGACAAGCTGTATCTACAAATGTAGACCGAACATATTCTCATACTGCTATCAATGCTCTTGCGATAGTGTCGGGAATTTTAATTATTGCTTCTAGCATCGCAGGATGTGTATTTCTAGGTGCAGATTTAGGGTTGTTAAGCGCTATTCTCCTAGGTTTTACAATTATTTCTGGACTGATACTTATTGCGATTGGAACATACTTTTGTTGTCAGGGAGCTGCTTATGAGCAGGTTGTCTCTAAGAGAGTTTTAGTAGAACAGGCCAGGGTTGTTGAATTAACAGCACAGCTAGCCAGAGTACAGGAAGAATTGATTGCTTTGCGTTCTCGACAGTTAGAGACTCAAGAAAGATTAGAGCAACCCCAAGGAGATTCGCTATCTCAGGAGCAACAAAGGCTTCTGCAAGAAAGAAACGAGCGTATAGTACACTTAGAAAGTGTAATTCAGGGACTAAGAAAAGAGCATGCCGAGCTTTTAGAAGAGAAGGACAAAGAATGTTACTCAGAAATAGTAAGGCAAACATCTCTACGTAATCAACTTGAGAATACCCACCAAAAAAAAATGGAGTCCAAGGAAAAATCTGTCCGAGAACGTCTGCAATTTTTAGAAAATGAGATTGCTGAACAAATGGTATCGCATGCCGATGAATTGAGAACGCTCCGACAAACTCTATCACAAAATCAAGAGCAATTTAATCAAGAGCTACAGGAGAAAGAGCAGCTGATTTCTGATTTGCAGAGTTCTCTAAGTCAACAACATGATGTAGATCTTGATCAAATTCATGAGCTAGAGGCTTTAGTAAGAGAAAAAGAAGAAAGTGTAGCGGCCTTACAGTGTGATTTAGACCGCTATAGGGATTTAGAATTAGACAACGCCATAACTTCTCTTCCCAGTGCTTTAGTTCGTATCCGACAGCAAGAAGAACGCATTGCTTTGTTAGAAACTATAAATTTACAACTGACCCCAAGAACACGTAACCGATCATCGAGTATATAGACAATTATCACTATGTTCTAAATAGGCTTCACATTTTGTTGTGAAGCCTGTCCTATTTCGCGCCTATTTAATTTTAATTACGAAGAACTTTTAAAAGTCTTCTTTATCTGAATAAGAGATCTAAAAATAGCAAAATTAGAAGATCTTAGTTTTTAAATCGTCGTTATTGTTTGTGAGATAATTATGAGATGTATCCCTGCGTGTTTAACGCCAACTCCAGAAGGAATAAATCAATGTTTGATTAAGACCAATTCATCCAAGGTTTGCTTGGCGATTAATGTATTTTCTATATTTTTATCCTTATTGGTTCTTGTTGCCGGCATAACTGCACTAATTTTTTTCAGTGTTGAATTAGGAGTAATTCATAGTGTGGTTTTATCCCTATGTGTTTTAGCTGCAATATTTTCCATTATGATGAGCTCCTATTACCTAGTGAATAGAAAACATGCTATTGGCGTGTCTTCTCCATCGGATCAAAGGCTAGCACAAGATAGAGAACAAGTTGAAGAGGTTGTTTCAGAGGTAGATTTAGAAAATACTCGGACATTTGATGAAATTCAAGGAGAGCTACGTTCAAAGAATCAACAGATCGAAGAGATGGAAGTAGAACGCCAGCGCATGTCGGCAAGAATTTTAGAATTAGAATCTGGGGCGGCAAGAGATCAGGAGGACGATATTAGAATTCGCGGGTTTGAAGAGCAGGAGCGTACCTCAGCAATAGAAAATGAGCGTCATGCTTTTGAATCAAGAATTCGAGATTTAGAACAAGCAATTTCTGATGCTGAATCTCAATCTAGAAGTCGCACATCTGATTTAGAGAGTGCTTTGGAGACACTAGAACAAGAACGTACACAGCTACAAAATCGCATGACCGAATTGGAAACAGCGGCAGCGCTCGGCTCTGATCAATTATCCTCAACGTCTACCGAATTACAAAGACAGTTGGCAATGAAAGATGAGGAGATACAAAAATTAGAAGAACTGAAATCACGAGTCTACGAAGAGCTTAAATTAGTACAAAAATCTTTGGATCAAGAAGAGAAAAATAACGGTAAAGTTGCTAGGAGATTTGAACAACTGCGAGTGCAATTGGAAGGTGAAAGGGATGAACTGCGTATCAAATGCTTGAATTTAGAAGCTAAACTTGTGCAACTAGAGATATCTGCATCCAGAGAATCACAATCTTCTTCTGAGAATGTTGCTGAGTATGAATCTAAAATAGAGCAACTTAATAAGGCGTGTAGAAATGCTGAAGAGAAGATCAATAAATTAAGAAGTAAATTAAAATTTAAGAAAGAAGAAATCTCTACTATTGAAGAGACAATTCGACAAGAAAGACAACGGCATGAAGAAGAGAACGCGCAGTTAAGACAGAGTCAGTCTGAGATGATTGCAAAAATCCAAGGATTAGAACGAGAGCTTGCAGAAGCAGCTAGTGAGAGAGATTCACGCGTTCAAGCTTTCAAAGATAAACGTTGTGAATACGAAAAGGAAATAGCCGGACTTAAGACCGCATGCTCTACTCTTGAGAATACCATCCATGATTTGCAAAGAGAGCGTCCGCTATCTTCAGATGAGGGCGGAGATCGAAATAGGGCCTATCAAGATTTACGAAGGGAATTAGGGGATAAAATCGCTGAATTACAAAAGGAAAATGAGGAGAAACAAGCAAAGGTTTCTCAACTAGAGCAACAAATGATTCTCTGTGCGAATGAGAAAACTCGTGCTCAGAGAGTTGCTAGAGAGCAGATAACTCATCAGATAAGTAAAAGAAAAACAGTAGAGTCGGAACTAGAAGAAAGTAAATCTACGATTCGAGAGCTAGAAATACAAATCCAGCAATTAGAAACTGAAGCTGGAGTTACTACCCTTGATTTGCGAGAACAAATTCAGATATTGAATCGGGAAGTGCATGAGAATGATGCAACTATTGCGAAACTGGAACGCCGAAATAGAGAATTAGAGAGAACCGTTCAGGTATACACAAATGAAAGATTAATGAATTTGAGATCAGATCCTAGAAGATTGGATAGTATAGCTAAGCTGGAGCAAGCAAGACAAAGGCTGAGAATAGAAATAAATAGAGACACTAAAGAACGTGTGCAGATGGCCCATCAAAGAATCAGAAGATTGGAAGATCTCTGTAGGGGATCTCGATTAGAGCGGCAAGTTGATCAACTTAGCGAAGATTCAGAAAGAAGAATTAATTACCAAAGGATTTTTGAATTGGAAAGTAATCTACTGTCTCGTTCAAATAACTCTGCACCAAGAAGAAATAGAGTGGAAAGCATGAGAGCATTAAGATTACAACAATATTGTGATGGTGATGCGGAGCTTGAGTCAAGGGTTCGTGATTTTAATTTTCCTCCAAATGCTCCGATTGATTCCACAGCTCTTTATCAACTAGAGCAAGAAATTTATGATACTAGAGAGGCTAAGCTATTTTCGTTGCGTGAGGAGCTGGAAGAATCTCGTGAACGTATAATTGAGTTAGAAACAAAAATCATAGAGCTTACAGAAGCGCTTAGAGCTCATGAGGAAAATTTGAGTCCTAATACTATTGAAAAAAGATCGCTAGCAGAACAACAAGAAGCGCAACAAGTTGCTCAGGACCTCCGCAATCAATTAGAAGAATCTCACGTTCGATTAGAAGATTATAAAAATAGATTAACCGAAGCTCAAAGTGCTCTTTTAAAAGTCTCTCTAGAGATGCAAGCTAAAGATTTAGCTCTTAAAGTTGCCGAAGATAAGTTAAAGCAATTTGAAGATAAACAATAACTTTCCACATCTTGATTAAAGATCCCCTTCTCTTGGGGATCTTTAATTTCTTATTCCTACGTAATAAAAATATATTCTCAACATCTCTAGAGAAGTTTTTTGAAGATACAAGATGTTTCCCTTGTGTAGGCATATAAAAAGATCGCGTATTTTAGGTTCGCAAGTTAAAATAGGCAAACATCCATAAGCTTTTGTCTTTAGCTTATTTCCGTCCAATTCTTAAACTAAACCTTTTACTTGTCATTTCGCATAAAGTTCTTGCATTTAAAACATTACGACCGTTTCAATGTTCTAAGTTTATTTTATTTAAAGTGAGCGGTTTATGACAACTAACCCAGTGAACACCAATCCTAATACGACACTTACACCTATAACACAAAAACAATCACTCTGTAGCATACAAGCAAGTAAATATCAACGAATTGCTGCTGCTATTACCTTATTAGCAGGCTTAATACTTATCGGAGCCTTAGTAGGAGCTTTAGTTTTCTTTGCCTTACCTACATCAACAACTCTTGCTGCCATTGTTGGAGTTGCGCTATTTGCTAGCGTTATTCTTCTATCTATGGCTATGTACCAACTAGTTTCAAGATGCCGACAGGTTCCTGGCGATGCGAAACTCGTTGAAGAAAACACACGCCTACAAAAAGAAGTTACGGAGCTAAAAGCTAAACTTACACGTAATGCGGTCCTATTAATGGAAGAGCAAGATCGCAATACCGTCCTATCAGGACAGTTGATGGCTATGACAGGTGATTTAGAGACTGCACGACAAGAGAAAGCATCTTTAGAGGCTGAAGTTAGACTATTAAAAGAACAAAACACCTCTACTCTCAAATTATTGGAAGAAGGTCATCCGGAAGTAGTTGGAGAACTTGCAAAAATTCAAGGAGAGCTTCTTGAGAAGACGGCACAACTTGCTGGATCTACAGAAAAAGTAGTTCAACTAGAACAGAAAGTTCAGAATTTACAGGCAGAATTAGAAGCTTCACAAGCAGACGTCGTTATACTCACAGAAAGAAATCGTGAGCTAGAAGCACAGCTCAGAGCATTGCAAGAGAGTTCTAATCAAGAAATAACTGGTTTGCAATCTAGAATTGAAGAACTCCAAGCACGGATTACCGAGCTAACCCAAGAGCAACAACAACTACAAGCTAGAATTGAAGAGCTTCAAGTTGCAAGAGGCCCGGGTAGCGAAGAAGAACAACGTCTAGAAGCTAGAATTACCGAACTTCAAGCACAATTAACTCAAGCACAAGGTCAAGTTCGCGAGCTTGAATTAACTGTAACAGCTAATACTGAATTAGCAGGACAGGAATCACAACGTTTAGCAGAACAGATAGCAACTTTACAGGGGCAAGTGTCTGAGAAAGAGCAAGAGATAACCGATCTAAACGCTCGCATTACAGAGCTTGAATCTCGTGGTGATACAGGTGAGGAAGTAACAAATCTACGCAATAGAATCGAAGAATTGGAAGCTCAGATTACAGAGAAAAATCAAGAGATAGAAAATCTCCAAGCTCAAAATCAAGATCTTCAGGCACAGCTTGAGGCAAGAGCTCAGGAATTAACAGCTGCACAAGGTCAAGTTGCAGATCTTCAAGCTCAGATTACTGAGAAAAATCAGGAGATAGAAAATCTCCGAGCTCAGAATGCAAATCTAACAGAGAGGAATCGGCAATTAGGAGAAGAAATAGCACAGAGTCGTGATACCAGTGACAGATTGAATCTTGATGTTGTAGATCTTCGCCAACAAATTAATCAAAGAAATCAAGAGCTAGCTGATCTTCGAAACCAAAATCAAGAACTTCAAACTCAGCTTGAGGCTAGAGCCCAAGAATTAACAGCTGCACAAGGTCAAGTTGCAGATCTTCAAGCTCAAATAGGGCGTTTAGTTGAAGCACGATTAGACGATGAACGAAGAATTCAAGAGTTACAAACTCAGAATGCAGCTCTAACAGAAGAAAATCGCAGACTTGATGCGCAGTTGACAGCAAATATTTTGGAGACAACTCAACTACGAACTCAGGTAACAAATCTTCAAAATCAATTAGATGAAATCAATAATGTTGATTTAGGTGACGATGTATTTGAAGATGTTGAAGAAGGAGACCCTGTGAATGCTCCTGAAAACCAAGATGGTGTTAACAACGAAGGAAACGCAGACCAGAATGAGCCTGTGAATGCTCCTGAGAACAACAACGAAGGGAACGTAGAAAATCAAGATGGTAATGATGATGAAGACGTCAACGATCCAGAACTTGATTAATTTACATCGATAATTACGAAATAAAAGGCTGTGAATGTGTATTTACTGCCCTTTAAATTAATAATATAAGCTCCGTTGACCCTATTGAATAAATAGGGTCAATTGCTTTTTATAATCATTAATAAAAATTCTTTTAATCTTTAACAATCAAAATGGCCTATGACAATTAATTTAAATAACAATGTTGAGAGTCAAGTACAACCCACATCTATAAGTGTAAACAAGTCTAAGCTTGTTCATGTTGCTCATATAGTTGCTGGTTTATCTGGGGTGGCACTATTTGTTGTGCAGATAGCCCTGCTGATTCTTTTTTACACTAACCCTTGTTCTTCTATGTTACTTGTTTTGCTAGTCGTATCTATGGTGTCAAGTTTGCTACTGTTATACGTGGCTATAGACTACTTCATGAGTAAGCACTCTCTCCCAATCGAATTACAAAATAGCACAGCAAATTAGTAGATCAAAAACGGCTAGTTATTTGTAGAGGATATAGAGATTTTTTCAAAAATATCCTTATGTTTAGCGATAAAAAAATAGTTTTACAGCTGCTCGTTGTTCGAGTCGCTTCATAGGAAGCCTTGTACTTATTTCCTGCCTCTCAGATACCTCAAAAGACATAAATACGTTATTTCCCGTATCCCTGAATATACTATTAATTTTGCTTCTTTAATCAATTAATTCTTTTAGAAGTTGTGTTAATTAATTATTTATCATTTTTTCTCAATTATCGAATTTAATTTGTTTATCTTTTTATTGCTTATTAATTAAACTTGTTACTGTAAATTGCTAATACAATGCAATTCATTTAAGGAGAGTGGCTTATGTTAATTAATACAACTACACCCATTGGTATGGAAACTAAAACTGTGTCCTGCTGTGATGTACGTAATACAAAAGTCAATCGTGTTGCTAGCTTGATCACTATGTTTACCAGCTTAGCACTTATTGGAGGCCTATTTACCCTATTAATCCATTTTGGTGAGGGTGCTCCTGTAAGATTTCTAGCTGCTCTTGGTGTGGCTATAGTTGCTGGACTTTTGCTCGTTTGTTTGATGGGTTACTACTTGATACGTCATGCTACGAGTTTAAAATTACTCAACCGTCAAGAGGAAACTCTTAATGAAGCAGCGAAAAAAGTGGAAGAATTAGAAACTAAAGTGCAGTCTCATTAACGCTTGTATCCATTCTTAACGATCATTTTAGGATAGAAGTCAAAATCGAGATATCCAGGAACTATTCTGAGTATCTTCGCGTCACCTATACACGAAACTTTTATGTTTCTTGATACGTATGTGTTTTTCATTTTATCCGAGAGGAAGTCGTGGATGGGGTTTCTAACTACACGAGTACGGATTTAAACAGACTTCCTGTTTGTTTTACTGTGCGTGGACCTCAAGGCCATCGCGTTGTGAATATCACAGCGATAGCCTTGAGCTTCATTATCTTTGGGGCGCAAGTTGCTATACGTATCGCCTCTCATACAAAATTAGGGTCTCTTCATATTATTTTTGTGACCCTGACTATAATCGTATCTATTTTACTTGTCTGCGTAGCTGTTTATAACCTTTTTCATCTTTGTGCTTCCACACGTCAGCATAGAGATGAAAAAGGAGTATTGCATCGAAGACTACATAATTTAGAAGTGGTGGAAAGAAATCTAAATAGACAATTGCAAGAGCAAAGATTGGAATTAGATTGTCTTAGAGAAGAGATTATTTCGCAATTTAACAGAGCAGAGCATAGCGAGAATAGGTTTGGTGAGGATTTACATCGCTTTGCAGCAGATAAGGCAGATCTAGAACAGAAACTACAATTGGCAAGAGAAGAAATTACTAATCTATCTCGGGAATTAGAGACGCGATTGGAAGAAGCGAGCATGGATATAGAACTGCCCTCTAGTGATGAGGAAATGGATGAGGAAGCCGATTGGTTTGAAGCTAATAACGTCTTGGAATCTCCAACTCATCAACAAAATATTGAATATATGATTATGGAAGAAGGTAACGCGGATGATGAGGCAAGTACCTCTTCAGAACGTGAGTCTTCAAGATGATTTTTTAATCACAATGATATCAAAAGAGGGCTCCTTATCTCAGACAGGGAGCCCTTTCCCTTATTTTATATTGGGGATAAGAATTGAGATTAAGTTATTGAATTTCTTAATTTTAAGAATAAATAACTTGATATTAAATACATTAAGTGTATTGAATATTTGCAACTTATTCTATTTAGAATCAGTTATTTATTACACTATTATGTTTAGGCGAGCAACTTATGAAACCTTCGCTTCCCTTAGGGTTTGCTCATACGCAGCAATTAGCTTCCAGTCGTTATAATATCAATAAACCGCACATTGTTCTCATCACCTCTGTCATTGCAACAATTTTAAGTCTAGCTGTAATAGCAGCTAGTATCGCCCTGCTTGTTTTATTCGGTGCTCAGGCATCGGCAGTGTTTAATGGGATTATTGTTGGGGTTATTCTTGGAGTTTTATTGCTCCTATTTATAGGTGGGATACATTCCGCTATTATCTTTAAGTTAGCGCAATCCCGTCGAGCAGAGATTTCTATCTCTGAAAATACTATCCTAGATTTTCAAAGGCGATTAAAAGATTTACAAAATCGTTTATCTGAAAAAGAAGGCGATATCTGTAATTTACGAGCTCAATTAGATGAAGAAACTATTAGGATCCAAGAGTTGTTAAAACTCAAACAGGAGGAATTAGACAGCCTGATGCGTAGATATGCTGCTATGGCTCAAGAAAGCTCAGATTTGGCAGAGCTAGTTTCTCGTTTACGTTCCGAATTAATAGAATTGAGAAGAGTCTTAGAAGAGAATACAGCAAGTTCGGATGCGGTTATAGATAGGTTCCGAATCAATAGTGAGTTACTTTATTCCGAATCAATACTTGCACGGCAGTCTCAGGAGGCAGAAAAGATTATAGCTGAAAGTCTGAGAAGCTATTCTGAACAACTACAAAGTCAGCTTCGTGAAAAAGCACAAATCCTCCGTAATAAAGATCAAACCATTGAGAAGTTAACACAGAAAGTGTCTGAGTTAAAACAGGAGATTTCTGAACTTCAGATATTCATTA
This DNA window, taken from Chlamydia sp. 04-14, encodes the following:
- a CDS encoding IncA family protein, coding for MRCIPACLTPTPEGINQCLIKTNSSKVCLAINVFSIFLSLLVLVAGITALIFFSVELGVIHSVVLSLCVLAAIFSIMMSSYYLVNRKHAIGVSSPSDQRLAQDREQVEEVVSEVDLENTRTFDEIQGELRSKNQQIEEMEVERQRMSARILELESGAARDQEDDIRIRGFEEQERTSAIENERHAFESRIRDLEQAISDAESQSRSRTSDLESALETLEQERTQLQNRMTELETAAALGSDQLSSTSTELQRQLAMKDEEIQKLEELKSRVYEELKLVQKSLDQEEKNNGKVARRFEQLRVQLEGERDELRIKCLNLEAKLVQLEISASRESQSSSENVAEYESKIEQLNKACRNAEEKINKLRSKLKFKKEEISTIEETIRQERQRHEEENAQLRQSQSEMIAKIQGLERELAEAASERDSRVQAFKDKRCEYEKEIAGLKTACSTLENTIHDLQRERPLSSDEGGDRNRAYQDLRRELGDKIAELQKENEEKQAKVSQLEQQMILCANEKTRAQRVAREQITHQISKRKTVESELEESKSTIRELEIQIQQLETEAGVTTLDLREQIQILNREVHENDATIAKLERRNRELERTVQVYTNERLMNLRSDPRRLDSIAKLEQARQRLRIEINRDTKERVQMAHQRIRRLEDLCRGSRLERQVDQLSEDSERRINYQRIFELESNLLSRSNNSAPRRNRVESMRALRLQQYCDGDAELESRVRDFNFPPNAPIDSTALYQLEQEIYDTREAKLFSLREELEESRERIIELETKIIELTEALRAHEENLSPNTIEKRSLAEQQEAQQVAQDLRNQLEESHVRLEDYKNRLTEAQSALLKVSLEMQAKDLALKVAEDKLKQFEDKQ
- a CDS encoding IncA family protein: MQTNLSSRSEGQAVSTNVDRTYSHTAINALAIVSGILIIASSIAGCVFLGADLGLLSAILLGFTIISGLILIAIGTYFCCQGAAYEQVVSKRVLVEQARVVELTAQLARVQEELIALRSRQLETQERLEQPQGDSLSQEQQRLLQERNERIVHLESVIQGLRKEHAELLEEKDKECYSEIVRQTSLRNQLENTHQKKMESKEKSVRERLQFLENEIAEQMVSHADELRTLRQTLSQNQEQFNQELQEKEQLISDLQSSLSQQHDVDLDQIHELEALVREKEESVAALQCDLDRYRDLELDNAITSLPSALVRIRQQEERIALLETINLQLTPRTRNRSSSI
- a CDS encoding IncA family protein — translated: MKPSLPLGFAHTQQLASSRYNINKPHIVLITSVIATILSLAVIAASIALLVLFGAQASAVFNGIIVGVILGVLLLLFIGGIHSAIIFKLAQSRRAEISISENTILDFQRRLKDLQNRLSEKEGDICNLRAQLDEETIRIQELLKLKQEELDSLMRRYAAMAQESSDLAELVSRLRSELIELRRVLEENTASSDAVIDRFRINSELLYSESILARQSQEAEKIIAESLRSYSEQLQSQLREKAQILRNKDQTIEKLTQKVSELKQEISELQIFITDNVANREQKRDVIQDLNEKLTALKTQIESLQEYITESTNNNEIEIPTGNGLTERTNTLHANVSDIQEFITNNIVVQPGDDPEDQN